In Columba livia isolate bColLiv1 breed racing homer chromosome 6, bColLiv1.pat.W.v2, whole genome shotgun sequence, a single genomic region encodes these proteins:
- the LOC102093523 gene encoding cytochrome P450 2H1 isoform X2: MELLGTTTIFLLVCISCLLLFTTWRSTSQKQKQPPGPTTLPIVGNILQLNLSNLPESLKKLSKEYGSVFTVYFGPQKVVVLYGYDAVKEALIDQGDDFSGRGNLPLFKKLLKETGIVTSNGETWKQLRRFTLTTLRDFGMGRKSIEERIQEEAHFLVERIRNTRAQPFNPANFLVHAVANIICSVIFGDRFDYEDEKFITLIDLMDENNELQSTVQAQIYNFFPTVMDYLPGPHQKLIKNTEKFYEFTLGIIAEHQQTLDPTCPRDFIDAFLNKMHQEKGNSHSEFTTETLSRTTLDLFLAGTGTTSITLRYGLLILQKYPEIVERMQKEIDCVIGRDRSPCMADRSRMPYTDAVAHEIQRFTDLIPFNVPRSVIKDIKFRDYFIPKDTMIFPMLSSVLHDSKEFPNPEKFDPGHFLNAKDLSLFQTLDFYYFLLAGKRVCAGEGLARMEIFIFLTAILQNFTLKPTVDHKDIDISPIVSALANMPRPYEVYFLPR; the protein is encoded by the exons ATGGAGCTTCTGGGAACGACCACTATTTTCTTGCTGGTCTGCATCTCATGCCTTCTTCTCTTTACCACATGGAGAAGCACATCACAAAAACAGAAGCAGCCTCCTGGTCCTACCACGCTCCCCATTGTTGGAAACATCCTCCAGCTGAACCTGTCAAACTTGCCTGAAAGCTTGAAGAAG CTCAGCAAGGAGTATGGTTCTGTCTTCACTGTATATTTTGGCCCACAAAAGGTTGTGGTGCTGTATGGCTATGACGCGGTGAAAGAAGCTCTGATTGATCAGGGAGATGACTTTAGTGGAAGAGGCAATCTACCACTATTTAAAAAACTCTTAAAAGAAACAG GTATAGTGACCAGCAATGGGGAGACCTGGAAGCAGCTCCGACGATTTACACTCACCACCCTGCGAGATtttgggatggggaggaagagcATCGAGGAGCGAATCCAGGAGGAAGCTCATTTTCTGGTGGAGCGGATCAGGAACACACGTG CACAGCCCTTCAACCCTGCCAACTTCCTAGTCCACGCTGTTGCCAACATCATCTGCTCCGTCATCTTTGGGGATCGGTTTGACTATGAGGATGAAAAATTTATAACTTTAATTGACTTGATGGATGAAAACAATGAGCTCCAGTCCACTGTACAAGCACAG ATATACAATTTCTTCCCAACTGTCATGGACTATTTACCTGGGCCTCATcaaaaactgattaaaaatactgaaaaattttACGAATTTACTTTAGGAATCATAGCAGAACACCAGCAAACCCTGGATCCCACTTGTCCTCGTGATTTTATTGATGCTTTTCTTAACAAAATGCATCAG GAGAAAGGGAACAGTCACTCAGAATTCACCACTGAGACCTTGAGCAGAACCACACTCGACTTGTTCCTTGCAGGAACAGGGACCACCAGCATCACACTGAGATATGGACTTCTGATTCTCCAGAAATACCCAGAGATAGTAG AGAGAATGCAAAAGGAGATTGACTGTGTGATTGGCAGAGACAGAAGCCCCTGCATGGCAGATCGGAGCCGGATGCCCTACACAGATGCTGTGGCCCATGAAATCCAGAGATTCACGGATTTGATTCCATTTAATGTCCCACGTAGCGTGATCAAAGACATCAAGTTCAGAGATTATTTTATCCCCAAG GACACAATGATATTCCCAATGCTGAGTTCTGTCCTACATGATAGCAAGGAATTTCCAAATCCGGAAAAATTTGACCCAGGACATTTTCTGAATGCGAAAGACCTCTCTCTATTTCAGACCTTGGA tttttattattttttgcttgCAGGAAAACGTGTCTGTGCAGGAGAAGGTCTGGCCCGGATGGAGATATTCATATTTTTGACAGCCATCCTGCAGAACTTTACCTTGAAGCCCACTGTGGATCACAAGGACATTGATATTTCCCCTATAGTCAGTGCTCTGGCAAATATGCCCCGACCTTATGAGGTCTATTTTCTTCCACGTTAG
- the LOC102093523 gene encoding cytochrome P450 2H2 isoform X1 gives MELLGTTTIFLLVCISCLLLFTTWRSTSQKQKQPPGPTTLPIVGNILQLNLSNLPESLKKLSKEYGSVFTVYFGPQKVVVLYGYDAVKEALIDQGDDFSGRGNLPLFKKLLKETGIVTSNGETWKQLRRFTLTTLRDFGMGRKSIEERIQEEAHFLVERIRNTRAQPFNPANFLVHAVANIICSVIFGDRFDYEDEKFITLIDLMDENNELQSTVQAQIYNFFPTVMDYLPGPHQKLIKNTEKFYEFTLGIIAEHQQTLDPTCPRDFIDAFLNKMHQEKGNSHSEFTTETLSRTTLDLFLAGTGTTSITLRYGLLILQKYPEIVERMQKEIDCVIGRDRSPCMADRSRMPYTDAVAHEIQRFTDLIPFNVPRSVIKDIKFRDYFIPKENVSVQEKVWPGWRYSYF, from the exons ATGGAGCTTCTGGGAACGACCACTATTTTCTTGCTGGTCTGCATCTCATGCCTTCTTCTCTTTACCACATGGAGAAGCACATCACAAAAACAGAAGCAGCCTCCTGGTCCTACCACGCTCCCCATTGTTGGAAACATCCTCCAGCTGAACCTGTCAAACTTGCCTGAAAGCTTGAAGAAG CTCAGCAAGGAGTATGGTTCTGTCTTCACTGTATATTTTGGCCCACAAAAGGTTGTGGTGCTGTATGGCTATGACGCGGTGAAAGAAGCTCTGATTGATCAGGGAGATGACTTTAGTGGAAGAGGCAATCTACCACTATTTAAAAAACTCTTAAAAGAAACAG GTATAGTGACCAGCAATGGGGAGACCTGGAAGCAGCTCCGACGATTTACACTCACCACCCTGCGAGATtttgggatggggaggaagagcATCGAGGAGCGAATCCAGGAGGAAGCTCATTTTCTGGTGGAGCGGATCAGGAACACACGTG CACAGCCCTTCAACCCTGCCAACTTCCTAGTCCACGCTGTTGCCAACATCATCTGCTCCGTCATCTTTGGGGATCGGTTTGACTATGAGGATGAAAAATTTATAACTTTAATTGACTTGATGGATGAAAACAATGAGCTCCAGTCCACTGTACAAGCACAG ATATACAATTTCTTCCCAACTGTCATGGACTATTTACCTGGGCCTCATcaaaaactgattaaaaatactgaaaaattttACGAATTTACTTTAGGAATCATAGCAGAACACCAGCAAACCCTGGATCCCACTTGTCCTCGTGATTTTATTGATGCTTTTCTTAACAAAATGCATCAG GAGAAAGGGAACAGTCACTCAGAATTCACCACTGAGACCTTGAGCAGAACCACACTCGACTTGTTCCTTGCAGGAACAGGGACCACCAGCATCACACTGAGATATGGACTTCTGATTCTCCAGAAATACCCAGAGATAGTAG AGAGAATGCAAAAGGAGATTGACTGTGTGATTGGCAGAGACAGAAGCCCCTGCATGGCAGATCGGAGCCGGATGCCCTACACAGATGCTGTGGCCCATGAAATCCAGAGATTCACGGATTTGATTCCATTTAATGTCCCACGTAGCGTGATCAAAGACATCAAGTTCAGAGATTATTTTATCCCCAAG GAAAACGTGTCTGTGCAGGAGAAGGTCTGGCCCGGATGGAGATATTCATATTTTTGA